TCTCCCTTCCAGTTCCAGCAGGCGTTGTAGCAATCAACAGCGTTCTCCTTCTGATTCACTCCCGGCTTAAAGTCGAGCCGGCCCCGGTCGGCTGTCTGAACGTGAAAAGAAGATTCACCGGTTCCATTTAAACCATTCTCATCATCACACCAGATGATCTGGTCGATATCAGGGCATTCCATCAGGCATTCAATGACTTCACTGCGACGATCCCAGAGTTCCGGTTTCATATAAATCTGAGCCGATCGCATGTTCGGGCAAACCTTCATGTCTTCGTTACCCTGCCAGGGTTTTCCAGCTTCGACAACTGGGAATCGCTCAAGGACTTGATTCAAATCGATTCGGGGATTTTCATCCAGGTCAGATTGTGAATGATCTCCTGTGATTAAAATGGCAAACTCATCCAGAAACTTCTCAATTCCTCCTTGCATTTCAAAGACTCGCCCCAGGTGGGCGTCTACTTCTTGCAGAGTAGAAACGGCGTTCTCTGGTCCTTCTGCATGGCTGTCAAAATCGTTATTGGGAAAATAAGCCAGTGTAAAGTCCGGCAGGCAATTTTGTTCTGCCATCGCCAGCAGGTAGTCGGCAGTAGCTTCATCATGAAAACCAAATCGTCTCGGTAAGCCTCCTCGTGCAGAGGGCTTAGTTCCGTAAAGCGGCGTTGAAACAAAGTCACCGAGAAACATGGTGTGCGGGCCGCGCATGCTTGGCACCAGGGAAATGCCGGGAGTTAAATTCAACAGGGTAGGAGTGGTGATCTCATGCTCTACAGTACCCCGGTACCACATGAAATTAACGACTGCGTCAGACAGTGCCCCGTGCTGTTCAATTCGTTCGAAAATTGTGGGAATTCGCAACCGTTCCATATTTAGTCTGATTTGAAAATCATTGATGTAGTGCTCCATTCCTTCGTTCATGATTGCAGGTAAATCAGACCCAAAATAAGCGACTTCGTCTTTTTCGGTATCATACCAGTAAGCACCGGAAATTCCATGTTCGAACGGATACCCGCCTGTCACAATCGAGCACGTGGCAGCGGGAGTAATCGAGGGGAATATCGACGTACATTCCGGGCACAGGATGCCCTGGTCAACCAGCTTTTGAATATTCGGCAACATTCCATTTTGTAATGCTGGTGAAACAACGCGTGTCGCCAATGCATCAATGATGATCAATAGGACTTTTTTCATTGAAGAATTCACTCTCTGATATGAGGTTCAGGTCGGAAGGGGCTCACTAACCTGTAATTCAGGATTCCTTAGGCAGGAAGACCAGTAAACCGGTTCAAGAACAATCTTAATTGACTTGTTTCAACTCTGACAGCAATTCAGAGATCGTATTGTTTTATTTTTATGTTTACTGCTCGTCAAGCAAACCGATATCCATCGTTTTAGATAGTATATTTCGTCAAATATTGTTTATTCAGATATGGTGCACTCAAAAATGATTTGGTCTAATAGTAACTATAAATGTTCTAAAAAGTACTACACAATACAAAGTGAGATTGAGCGAAGATGGTAATGGAATCCCTGGAGGTTCTGATCGCACATAGCGATCCTGACACACGTGTTACAATTGAGAACGGTGTTCAAAAACTGGGGCATCAAATTCTGGGGTCTATTTCTTCCGGAGAAGGCATTGTTGATGCCTGTCAGAAAAAACAGCCTGATATCGTCATTAGTGGGGTGCACATGCCGGATGTGGATGGGATCCGGGCACTTACACTGGTTAGTAAAGACCGACCTGTCCCAGGAATTATTGTAACTCCGAAAACAGATCTGGAACTCGTGGAAACAGCGGCCCTCGATCACATCATGGCCTGGCTTGTCGAACCGATTCGGATGGTTGATCTCGGCCCAACGATTCTTCTGGTGTATCGTCGTGGTCAAGAATTTTCCGAACTCCGCAAGGAGAATCAGGATCTACGTGCCGCCCTGACGGATCGAAAAATCATCGAACGTGCTAAAGGGATTTTGATGAAAGCCACTGGTCTGAATGAAGGAGACACGTTCAAACAGCTTCAAAAACTGGCGAGTAGCAAACGCATGAGGTTAATTGAGATCGCACAATCGATCATTAATGCAGAAGGAGCTTTTGAAATAGTTGAGGGCGAGTAGTTGGTCGAATTTCTCGAATTAATGTCAAAAACGCTGTGAACTGTATCAAATACAGCCCACAGCGCCAGAGCCTCACTCTGTCGAGCTGGCTGCTATGTAGATCGTGTTTTCAGAGATGATCTGCTTCATACTACAGCATTTCAGCTGTATAAATATTAGCAATGACAGGTCTCTTCAAACTGAGAAACCTGCTTAGAGGCTTCCTCTTTTTCGATCCCATATCGTTCCTGGATCTTGCCGATCAGTTCTTCACGCTTTCCATCGATCTGATCAAGTTCGTCATCGGTCAATTCACCCCATTTCTGTTTTGCTTGACCTTTAATCTGTTTCCATTTTCCTTCAAATTGATCACTGTTCATTTTCGTTCTCCTTCATATTAAATTGATAGTAAGTTCGATCACATTTATACGTCAGTTCTAGAAACAACCGACTTGTTATCAGGTTTAGACATGAAACCTGTTTGAACTTATTTTTTGTCTACTTCGACTCCGACTGCGCCAGAATCTTTATCACGTTCAATTTCAATCTCTCCGCCGGGCGTTTCGACATCCAGCACTTTTTCCTTGTTATCGCATCCAGTGAGTGTGAATGATGCTGTCAGCAGCAAGGCCAATGCGACAAATGGAATTGACAGCATTTCAATATATTTTTTCATGGGGTTGTTCCTTTTCTATTTTACGAGTCGGATTTTATGTCAGCGCATGGAGAGTCCGATGCGATAACACCTGTAGTTGTGTTGACTCTTGAAGCTTAGGTGCTGGTAGACAACTTTGGAGCTCTCTTACCAATAAGAGGGACGACCATAAAAGTCGTAAAGCTGTGTTTCATAAGCACGATTCACGGGTAACCGAGAATCATAATGGGGCGCATTTTTCACCTGTTCCTGGGGCAAATCGACGTGGGCTTTTCGGTCTTCCCATGTGAAATGGGTAATCCAGTCGAACGCAATAATGACTTTTTTGCTTGTAGGCAACCAGTCTTTTGTGTCGATAATGAGATACCGTAAAGACCAACTCTCTGTGTCAACAATTAAGTCTTCGATATGCCCCAGGGGACCTTCCATGCACTGAATCTGATATCCAGTCACTTCTCGGGCACTACGTAAGTGGAGGTCGCCTGCATTCTCCTTGACTTGCGTCGCCACTTCCGCTGATGTTGTCTGGCGTCTGAGAACAGAGGAAGCCGCAGACCCCCAATACATGGGCCAATTATAAAATGACGCCAACGCTGATTCATATTGTCGAGATACCGGATAATCGGCTTCAATGGCCGGCGATTCTTCAATATTTGCCTTAGTGAGAACAGTAGGAAGCTTTTGGGAATCAAAATCTGGCTGATCGATGGCTACGGGAGAAATTAAAACCTGTCTCCCGGTCAGCCATCCGCCTGTGTTGACGACAATGTAACGTGCGATAGTTGATTCATCGTCGAATAGAATATCTTATACGGTTCCACATTCTCCATCAGTGGCAAGAATCTTATAACCGTTAAGTTCTTTTGTACTGCGAAACATAAATGTCTCCTTTCCTTTTTCTGTCTGAAGACGAAATGCAGATCGTGTGCCATTCGCAGTCGCAGCCTGTTGAGGGTCACTGGATTTATGCGTTCCCATGCAGTTTTCTCGTTGTAATATAATGATTTGCTTGTTCCAGATAATTTTTCAAAATTGATTACCGACATCCTCATCTGTCGTCAGGCTGTTAGATGATCGACGGCTGATAAACCGGACTGATTGACGATCACCCAGCAGAAACAGGAGTTTTGTCCGGGTATAAAAAAAGCCCTGTGGCGCACAAAAACGTGCTCCACAGGGCTTTCATAGGCCTGTTATCTCCCTTTTCTTCACGAATCGAGAGCTTGGAATCTATCATTCAGTTTAACGCAGACGGATATACAGTCAATCCATTAAGTCATGGAATTTAAAAGTTAATTCCATCAGCGCCGGGACAGATTTATTTTAAGAGTCAGGCAAATTCCTCAAAAAGATCAACTGACGTGGATCGGATTAAAGAGTTTGAAACAGGGGTGACTGGTGTATAATAAGCAAAAGATGCGCACCTTGATTCTGTTCAACGAGAGAATCCGGTGATAAAATGTGCCTGCTCGCGAGGCAGCAGACGAAATGAAAATCTAAAAGAAACTGGGAACTTCTGAAACATGCCCAAAGCATTGGTAATTGATGACGATCGTACAATCCGCGAAATGGTGCGGCGATCGCTTGAAAAAGTAAATGTGGATGTCATCTCTGCAGGAGCAGCTGACGAAGGGCTAGAGGCAATCCGAAGCGAATCGCCCGAAGTGGTTCTGCTTGACATCATGTTGCCAACGGTTTCAGGACTGGATGTCTTTCGTGAAATTCAGAATCTTGACCGTCGATTGCCGGTTGTTTTCATTACCTCGTCAAGTGAAAGTAATGTGGCTATCGAAGCCATGCAGTTAGGGGCATTTGACTATCTGGCCAAGCCACTGGATCTTCCGAAGCTCAATGCTTTAACGCAAAAAGCAATCGAAACCCGCAGGTTGATGAACATTCCCGTTGCATTGCCTGTGGGCGATGTAAAGCCTGAAAACGGGGATCAGTTTGTGGGACGCAGTCCACAGATGCTGGAAGTATTCAAGTCAATCGGACGCGTCGCAGCACAAAATGTGAACGTTCTGATTCGGGGAGAAAGTGGAACAGGCAAGGAACTTGTCGCGCGAGCCATCTATCAACATAGTCCCCGATCGAACGAATGTTTCATGGCGGTCAATTGTGCTGCACTGACCGAGACACTGCTGGAAAGCGAACTGTTTGGCTACGAAAAGGGGGCTTTCACTGGAGCCGATAAACAAAGAATCGGAAAATTCGAACAATGTAACGGAGGTACGTTGTTTCTCGATGAAGTCGGCGATATGTCACAATTGACCCAAGGGAAAGTACTGCGTCTGTTACAGGAGCAGAAATTCGAACGCGTTGGCGGAAACAAAACCATAGAAACAGACGTACGGATCATAGCGGCGACAAACCGTAACCTGGAAGAGATGGTGAAAGACGGTTCGTTTCGCGAAGACCTGTTTTATCGACTGAATGGCATGACTATTTCATTACCACCATTACGCGAACGTGGTAAAGATATTGCTTTACTGGTTGAGCATTATCTGAATGCGGCATGCTATGAGATGGGGCGTACGGAAACCGAGGGGGTCTCTTCCGAAGCGCTCGACTTGATGATGCAATATCGGTGGCCTGGAAATGTGCGTGAATTACAAAGTGTGATCCGACAGTCCCTCTTGAACAGCACCAGTCCGATCATTATCCCCTCGTTTCTGCCAGGAGAACTCTTGGGCGAGACTGCTGCAGATGTCACAATTGTGTCATCCGCAGACCCGGAAATCTCAGAAACGGGTGATACGCTTCCTCTTTCTGACTTGCGTCTCTTTGTGGATGAGCGATTGGTCGCGAATTCAACAGATCTCTACAGCGAAACTCTCGAAACGATGGAACGCTACCTCCTCACGCGGATCTTAAATGAGACGGGTGGCAACCAGACTCGTGCCGCGGAGATTCTGGGGATCACGCGAGGGAAAATTCGTGATCGAATTGCCCAGTTCGGCATTTCTCTAGAGAAAACGGTCAGCATTGATGACGATGTGACATAGCATAGTCCAGTTGCCCGTCTGAAGTGATGGGAGACGGTCTGCCGGTCCTGCTTTCACGCAGTCTGGCTTTCTGGTGCTCAGTAGGATCTGCAGCATCAGTACAACTACGCGAAAAATGCGCTGTCAATCACTCTTGAATCTTTTCATTCTTGTTTCGGTTGTTAACCGACCAAAATATCTTCTCCCCCGATCGGTGAGCAACCGATTTTCTTTTCTCCCTCACGCTTTCTTTAAAAACAATAGTTCGGGATATATTTCTAACTCACGTTTTAGAAATGTCTTACGTTGATTGTTTCGCTTGGGTGACTTCTTTGGCACACCACTTGCGATACTTACTTTTATCGCCGCAACGCGATCAAAAATGAAAAAAGAAATATTAAATGAGCCGAGATGAAAACTCGGTCGGTTGGTTTTCGCTGACGTTTTCGTTGGCCTGACCGGATCGGAAATGAGAACCCGATTTCGAACAAGACAACCCCACATATTGAAAGGGTGGAACTATGTTAAGCTGGGCATTGATGTTTTTGGTAATTGCTTTAATCGCAGGTCTATTTGGTTTTGGTCTGGTTGGTGGAATGGCCTATGGTGCCGCCAAGATCTGTTTCTTCATCTTCCTGGTTCTGGCTGTTATCAGTCTGCTGACCGGTAAGCGAGTTCCTACTGAATAGTAGGAACGATCAAAGGCTAGATTCATTCTGTCTTATGAACTGCTGAATTAACCAACCGACGGCATACTGTTTGTGTGCCGTCGGTTTGGTTTATAAGACTGGGATCAATGGTTTTTTAATCAGGAGTAGAATGATGCAAAACTTAATTGTCATAATTTTAATCATTGTTGCCGTAGTGGCAATGGTGCTCGGTGGTTGGGTTTCCTTTGCTGACCTGGATGAGAGTTCGACTATCACGATTCACAAAGATGAGGTCAAAAAAGATACCGAATCTGCTCTTGAAAAAGGCGAATCGCTGTTGGATGATGCGACTCAACAGAGCCGTGACCTTATTGGTCAAACGAAAGATTCGAAAACAGATAAGCCAGCGACTGATTCACTGAAGGAACAATAGTTGAGACATCCTTGAGGCAAGAAATCTGAAGCTTGCATTCCATGATGATAAACCCTCATCTTCCAGCAGGAGCCCCAAATCAGAGTGGGGTCATATCTTTCCCCTGGAGGTCTGGTTCTGCTTGTTGTGTTCATGTAGAAAAACTCATTCAATTCTGTTAATTTCATACGAAATAGAAGCCGTGTTCCAATTCCTGGTTCTAAGAAAGCTTCAGAAAACTCAACGTCATTTCATTTAATTGGAAACCGCGAGAGCATGACTCACTCCTCAAATTCTAATACTCCAGATTCTGCACTGTGGGCTTCTGATGCACGGCTACAAGCCATCATAGATTCTGCATTGGATGCAGTCATCACCATGGATCTTGATGGCTGTGTGATGGACTGGAATCGACGGGCTGAAGAAGTCTTTGGCTGGTCACGCGAAGAAGCAGTGGGAAAACCGGTTGCAGAGCTGATTATGCCGCAGCAGTATATTGCGCAACATTTGGATGGTCTTCGTCTATTCAAGTCCACAGGTAAAGGACGTGTGATTGATCAGAGACTGGAATTAACGGCCTTGCGCAGAGATGGTCAAGAGTTTCCGATTGAATTGATGGTGACGCAACTCGAATGGAATGATCAGATTATTTTCAATGCATTTGTGCGTGATGTCTCAGAGAGGAAAGAGGCAGAACAACTGATTGCACGTGAGAAACTGGAAACAGCCTTACTCCAGCAGGCGAGTTATTCTTCATCAACTCATGATGCACTGGAAGATGCCTTGCGCATCTGTGTTTCCAATCTGGGAGAGATCTCAGGCTGGCCAGTAGGACATGCCTTTATCCGAAATCAGGCAGGAAATAAATTGGTTTCTTCCCGCATCTGGTACCTCGCAGATAACACCAATTTTCGTGATCTGCAAGCGGTTTCAGAAAAAGTGAAGCTCTCTCCAGGCGAGGATCTTCCAGGGCAGGTCTGGCAGACTGGTAAGGCAGTCTGGATTACTGATATTGAACAGGATGAAACGATCGTTCGTAGACGTAATAAGTCACGTCTTGGAGTCAGAGCTGCGTTTGCATTTCCGATCAAAGTGGACGATGAAGTGATTGCCGTTGTCGAATTTTTCAATACGAAACTTGTTTCACCCGACCAGAATTTGTTGTCTCTAGCGCGCGGGGTGAAAAATAAAATCAGACAGATGATGGAACGCATGCAATGGCAGGAAGAACGAACGCGTCTGGCGGCAATTGTTGATAATTCAGGGGATGCGATCATCGGCAAAGCGCCTGATGGGACAATCACTTCCTGGAATAACGGGGCTGAAGTGACATACGGCTGGAAAGCCGATGAAGTCATCGGCGAAACAATTTCCATCATTCTGCCCCCTGGGATGGCACGTGAAGAATCTGAGATTCTCGAAGCGATGAAAACAGGGCGGCGACTGGAGCAGTTTCAGACCCGGCGCATGCGGAAAGATGGAACCATTATTGATGTTTCCATTACCGTTTCACCAATTCGAGGTCAGGACATGCAGATTATCGGCTCGTCAATTATCGAGCGTGATATTACCGCCCGACGTCGTCGTGAAGAAGAATTGCGGAGTGCTCGTGATGAGGCAGAACAGGCCAGCCGAGCCCAAGGTGAATTTCTTGCAAACGTGAGTCATGAACTCCGCACGCCCATGAATGCGATACTGGGGATGCTGGAACTCACACTGCAGGAGAATTTGACACCCGTAAAACGCGATTATCTCGAAACAGCAAAAGATTCTGCAGAACAACTTCTGTTACTTGTGAATGATATTCTGGACTTTTCGCGTCTCGAAGCAGGGCGGTTTGAACTGGAACCCACAGTATTCAACCTGCGTGATTTACTGGACGATGTTGTTAAAACGCTCTCTTTGAGAGGTTATGAGAAAGGTCTAGAGATCGTATGTCATATCAAGAACGAAGTTCCGAAACGTGTTGTTGGTGACCCAGTCAGACTGCGTCAGATTTTGACGAATCTGGCAGGCAACGCCATTAAATTTACCGAGCAGGGGGAAGTCGTGGTTGCCCTCAAGCTGGTTGAGTCGTCTGAGGTAACTCAGGATATTTTCCCCGGCGAAAAAGTCTCTCTGGAATTCAGTGTGTCAGACACAGGCATCGGTATCGCTGCCGAGGACCAGGAACGGATCTTTTCACCATTTGCTCAGGCTGATGCTTCCACGACACGACAGTACTCGGGAACAGGTTTGGGCCTGGCAATTTGTCACGAGCTGATTGGGTTAATGGAAGGAGAAATGCAACTGGAGAGCGAATTGGGCAAGGGGAGCAAGTTTTCATTCGTTATTGAATTACCTGTCGCAGAAGCCGATGAAACAGTTGTGATACGTGATAAAGCGACGGTCGATGAATTGCGCGACCTGCCTGTGCTTGTCGTGGATGATAATCGTACGAATCGATTCATCCTGGAAGAAATGTTGAGCAACTGGTCAATGTCTCCGATCCCGGTGCCATCAG
This window of the Gimesia fumaroli genome carries:
- a CDS encoding alkaline phosphatase family protein, whose translation is MKKVLLIIIDALATRVVSPALQNGMLPNIQKLVDQGILCPECTSIFPSITPAATCSIVTGGYPFEHGISGAYWYDTEKDEVAYFGSDLPAIMNEGMEHYINDFQIRLNMERLRIPTIFERIEQHGALSDAVVNFMWYRGTVEHEITTPTLLNLTPGISLVPSMRGPHTMFLGDFVSTPLYGTKPSARGGLPRRFGFHDEATADYLLAMAEQNCLPDFTLAYFPNNDFDSHAEGPENAVSTLQEVDAHLGRVFEMQGGIEKFLDEFAILITGDHSQSDLDENPRIDLNQVLERFPVVEAGKPWQGNEDMKVCPNMRSAQIYMKPELWDRRSEVIECLMECPDIDQIIWCDDENGLNGTGESSFHVQTADRGRLDFKPGVNQKENAVDCYNACWNWKGDLTAIDAKVTPDGKLEYGDYPNAFERIATSFSEITGNIWVTARLGKEFCLPDLKCNPAGSHGSLHQLDSTAPLIAAGLPADFELPDSPRIVDITPICMQLLDLAPPRLPGSSAILNPLNEDL
- a CDS encoding ANTAR domain-containing response regulator, with the protein product MESLEVLIAHSDPDTRVTIENGVQKLGHQILGSISSGEGIVDACQKKQPDIVISGVHMPDVDGIRALTLVSKDRPVPGIIVTPKTDLELVETAALDHIMAWLVEPIRMVDLGPTILLVYRRGQEFSELRKENQDLRAALTDRKIIERAKGILMKATGLNEGDTFKQLQKLASSKRMRLIEIAQSIINAEGAFEIVEGE
- a CDS encoding CsbD family protein, which encodes MNSDQFEGKWKQIKGQAKQKWGELTDDELDQIDGKREELIGKIQERYGIEKEEASKQVSQFEETCHC
- a CDS encoding PRC-barrel domain-containing protein — its product is MASFYNWPMYWGSAASSVLRRQTTSAEVATQVKENAGDLHLRSAREVTGYQIQCMEGPLGHIEDLIVDTESWSLRYLIIDTKDWLPTSKKVIIAFDWITHFTWEDRKAHVDLPQEQVKNAPHYDSRLPVNRAYETQLYDFYGRPSYW
- a CDS encoding sigma-54-dependent transcriptional regulator, with the protein product MPKALVIDDDRTIREMVRRSLEKVNVDVISAGAADEGLEAIRSESPEVVLLDIMLPTVSGLDVFREIQNLDRRLPVVFITSSSESNVAIEAMQLGAFDYLAKPLDLPKLNALTQKAIETRRLMNIPVALPVGDVKPENGDQFVGRSPQMLEVFKSIGRVAAQNVNVLIRGESGTGKELVARAIYQHSPRSNECFMAVNCAALTETLLESELFGYEKGAFTGADKQRIGKFEQCNGGTLFLDEVGDMSQLTQGKVLRLLQEQKFERVGGNKTIETDVRIIAATNRNLEEMVKDGSFREDLFYRLNGMTISLPPLRERGKDIALLVEHYLNAACYEMGRTETEGVSSEALDLMMQYRWPGNVRELQSVIRQSLLNSTSPIIIPSFLPGELLGETAADVTIVSSADPEISETGDTLPLSDLRLFVDERLVANSTDLYSETLETMERYLLTRILNETGGNQTRAAEILGITRGKIRDRIAQFGISLEKTVSIDDDVT
- a CDS encoding DUF1328 domain-containing protein, translating into MLSWALMFLVIALIAGLFGFGLVGGMAYGAAKICFFIFLVLAVISLLTGKRVPTE
- a CDS encoding PAS domain S-box protein; this translates as MTHSSNSNTPDSALWASDARLQAIIDSALDAVITMDLDGCVMDWNRRAEEVFGWSREEAVGKPVAELIMPQQYIAQHLDGLRLFKSTGKGRVIDQRLELTALRRDGQEFPIELMVTQLEWNDQIIFNAFVRDVSERKEAEQLIAREKLETALLQQASYSSSTHDALEDALRICVSNLGEISGWPVGHAFIRNQAGNKLVSSRIWYLADNTNFRDLQAVSEKVKLSPGEDLPGQVWQTGKAVWITDIEQDETIVRRRNKSRLGVRAAFAFPIKVDDEVIAVVEFFNTKLVSPDQNLLSLARGVKNKIRQMMERMQWQEERTRLAAIVDNSGDAIIGKAPDGTITSWNNGAEVTYGWKADEVIGETISIILPPGMAREESEILEAMKTGRRLEQFQTRRMRKDGTIIDVSITVSPIRGQDMQIIGSSIIERDITARRRREEELRSARDEAEQASRAQGEFLANVSHELRTPMNAILGMLELTLQENLTPVKRDYLETAKDSAEQLLLLVNDILDFSRLEAGRFELEPTVFNLRDLLDDVVKTLSLRGYEKGLEIVCHIKNEVPKRVVGDPVRLRQILTNLAGNAIKFTEQGEVVVALKLVESSEVTQDIFPGEKVSLEFSVSDTGIGIAAEDQERIFSPFAQADASTTRQYSGTGLGLAICHELIGLMEGEMQLESELGKGSKFSFVIELPVAEADETVVIRDKATVDELRDLPVLVVDDNRTNRFILEEMLSNWSMSPIPVPSAQHAIEQLSEAIQKQKTFPLVIVDALMPETDGFMLLEQAKEEGLLDSATILMLSSADHQIFSERCQGLDISAFLEKPVSQSDLLDAIMTALRGPQLERESVSQINEASQSFKVLIAEDTPANQKVITAILNKRGHHCIIANNGREAVECLRNESFDIVLMDVQMPTMDGLQATAMIREQEEESGDHIPIIAMTAYAMRGDRDKCIAAGMDNYISKPIDAKKLLRLLERYAKEAKRKRTGSEETKQQRSASQTQSISSREQKSKTQNASGPQRPVIDMQAALKRTGDDVEILNDMVNYFFEDTSNLMQEALECAEKGDAAETARAAHSLKGLCANFNAHSATEAAKVVEDIGLSGDLNHVSEALTTLQIELTILTEGLHQWQAENQ